GTTCAAGATTCTAGCGCCTTTAGTAAAGGTTCGGCTGCCAAAGATTTTAAAGGTGAAAAAATCATCGTTCAGAATTCCAGAGCTGCTTTCGACCAACTTTGCCACGCCTATTTTGGTTCTCCTTCACAAAAACTTTTTTGTGTTGGAGTCACTGGAACAAACGGAAAAACTACGACTTCACATATGGTAGAGTTTGCTCTCAATCAATTCAATTTAGGTACAGGAGTGATCGGAACCATCGATCATCATTATGCCGGATCTTCTTTAAAAGTAAAAAAATGGGAAACAAATTTGACAGCTCCTGGTAGTTTAGAGTTTTACTCTCGATTAAGAGATTTTGTAGAGCTCGGAGCGAAAGCCTTATCTGTAGAGGTTTCAAGCCACGCCATTGATCAAGATAGAATGAGCTCTTGTGAGTTTGATGTAGGAATTTTTACGAATCTCACGCGCGATCACTTAGATTACCATGGTGATATGGAAAAGTACTTTAAAGCTAAGGAAAAATTCTTTACAGAAATTTTAAAAAATTCTCCTAAAAAATCAAAGTACGCAGTCATCAATCAAGACGATCCTTACGGTAGGCAGATTCAAATTCCAAAAAATGTACAAAAAATCTCCTACGGCGAAAAGAACTCCGATTTGACTTATGAAATTCTAGAGCAAAGCTTTGCCGGTCAGAGATTAAATATCAATTACCAAGGGAAAAAATACGCTTCGCAGATTCATCTGTCAGGACAGTTTAATATTTTAAATTACCTAGCAACTCTTGGGGTTTTGCTTGCTAAGCAAATGCCTCTATCAAAATCGATTGAGATTTTTTCAAACTTTACAGGAGTTCGCGGAAGACTTGAAAAAGTTGCGAACAATAAAGGCATTCATGTGTTTGTAGATTACGCACACACACCGGATGCTCTAGAAAATGTTTTAAAAACATTGGGAGAGATTAGGAAAGAGAGTAAGAACGATAAAAAAATCATTACTGTTTTTGGTTGCGGGGGTGATCGCGATAAAGGGAAGCGTCCAATTATGGGTGAAATTGCTTCTAGAATGTCTGACTTTGCCGTGATCACTTCGGATAATCCAAGAACAGAGGATCCTGCGCAAATTATAAAAGACGTTGAAGCAGGATGTGCCGGTCGCAAAAATTATGAAATTGAAGTCGATCGTAAGAAAGCCATTGAAAAAGCTCTGAATATTGCAAAAAATGGAGATGCAGTCCTCATTGCTGGCAAGGGTCATGAAGACTACCAAATCGTAGGCCTTACAAAGCACTACTTTGATGATGTGGAAGTTGTAAAAGAATATTTAAGCAAATAAATAAGGAAGAATAAATATGGCTGATCAATTTTTCACAGTCGATGAATTAGTAAAAATGACTAAAGGAAAACTCCTTCAAAAACAAGATTCTTTTGTTTACGGTATTTCCACGGATTCCAGAACAATACAAAAAGGCGATTTATTTATTCCGCTTAAAGGTGAGAACTTTGATGGTCACGATTACGTCGCTCAAGTGGTAGAGAAGGGTGCGGCGGCCGCCCTGGTTTCTCAAGACCTCAAAGAGAAAGTCGGAATCACTCTCATAAAAGTGGACGATACTCTAAAAGCTCTTCAAGACATGGGATCGTCCTATAGACATGCATATCCTTTTAAAATCATCGGTATCACGGGTTCGAACGGAAAAACCACTACAAAATTTTTCACCGAGAAAATTCTTTCCCAACAATTTAGAACATACGCTTCTCAAAAAAGCTTCAACAATCACTTCGGAGTTCCCTTGACCCTTCTTGCATTAAAGCCAGATACGCAGTTTGGAATTGTAGAGATCGGGATGAATCATGCGGGAGAAATTTCTGCTCTTACAAAAATGGCAGATCCCGATATTGCACTTGTGACAACCGTAGGGCGTGCGCACTTAATGGATTTTGATGGAGTGGAAGGAATCGCCAAAGAGAAAAGCGATATCTACAGAAAATCTAGAGGGGATAATATTAAGGTTTTCAATCTCGATAATGATTCTACGGCCGAAATGTATAGAGAGTTTAAAGGTCAAGGACATGCGATTACTTTTTCTTCAGTCAAGAAGGATGTCGATGTTCATTTTGAATTAAAAGAAATGGGATTGGAGCACTTAAGAATCACAGGAGCAATCAAAGGTGTTCCTGGTGAAGTCGTGATTCCTGTATTTGGAGCACACAATGTGATAAACCTTATGGGTGCCGCAGGAATTGCACTTGCAGCAGGCATGACTCCGGAAAATATTTGGTCAGCACTTCCTAGTTGTCAAACCGTGTGGGGGAGAAACATGCTGGTTCATCTAAAATCAAAAGCAAATTTGATTTTTGATGGCTACAATGCAAACCCCGACAGCATGAAGGCTCTCGTCGATAATCTTTCGCAGCTTACAGTAGATGGAAAAAAAATTGTTATCCTTGGGGATATGCTCGAGATGGGTGAGCAGGCCGATGAGCTTCACTCTGAGCTTGGAGAATTTATTGGTAGAAAAGGATTCGAGGTGGTTTGGTTTCTTGGACAGTTTTCGAAGTCTTTTGAAGCGGGAATTAAGAAGTCTCAATATTCAAAAAACTTATTTATATCAAATGGTTATGAAGAAAGTCTTGCAGTCAAAGTCGCATCTATGGTAGAACCTTCAGATATTGTTGTTATGAAGGGATCTCGAGGTGCGCGACTTGAAAAATTAGTTCCGCATTTTCAGCCCGTCAATTGGAACGTTTAAGATGGAACGACCAAATCATAACAGGTGAATTAATTTTTACATCTTGGGATACGGAATTTAAATGTTATACAAATTGCTCTACGCTCTGGCTGAAGATATCTCTGCTTTTAACGTTTTCAGATACATCACATTTAGAACATTTATTGCATTCTTGACCGGATTTGGTCTTTGCATTTTTTGGGGACCATCTTTCATCAAAAAATTAATTAAAAAGCAAATGAATCAATCCATTCGTGATGACGGACCAGAAAGTCACAAGAAAAAAGTTGGAACCCCAACCATGGGTGGAATCTTAATCTTAGCGTGTATTTTTATTCCAAGTCTTCTTTGGACAGATCTTTTAAATCCGATGGTTCAAGCCATTCTTGTTATTACACTCGGATTTGCGTTGATCGGTTATGCTGATGACCAAATGAAAGTAAAAAAGAAGAATACAAAAGGTGTTTCTGGAAAAGTGAGACTCGGTTTAGAGTTTTTGATTTCTGGAATCGTGATTGCTTGGCTTATTTACAGTCATGATTTTTCTACGGAAGTTTATGTTCCATTTTTTAAGGACGTCGTTTTTGATTTAGGTTGGGCTTACGTCGCTTTCGGAGCACTCGTGATTGCTGGTTGCGCGAACGCGGTGAATTTGACAGACGGACTGGATGGATTAGCTATTGTGCCGGTGATTGTGGCTGCTGGAACTTATGCGCTTTTCGCGTATGTTGCGGGTCACTACAGCCTTGCGCAGTATTTACAAATTCCATATATTCCAGGCGTTGGCGAGATCACTCCAATAGCTGCGACAGTGATAGCAGCAGGCTTAGGATTTTTGTGGTTCAACACATATCCGGCACAAGTATTTATGGGAGACATCGGATCTCTAGGTCTTGGTGGATTCATTGGAACCATTGCGGTGTTAACTAAAAACGAATTGTTGTTGATTATTGTGGGAGGAGTTTTTGTTGCCGAAGCTCTCTCTGTGATAGGGCAAGTGGCATCATTTAAATTAACAGGAAAAAGAATTTTTAAAATGGCTCCTCTTCATCATCATTTTGAATTGAAGGGAATTGCGGAACCGAAAGTAATCGTAAGATTCTGGATTGTTGCAATCATCTTGGCCGTTTTAAGTTTAAGCACTCTAAAATTAAGATAAAGAAAAGTGAAACTAGCCAGAGGCTAGTTTCACTTGAAATATAAGGTAGGTATATTATGAAAGACGTAGCTGGCAAAAAAGTTATGGTCGTAGGACTTTCTTCAACCGGGGTAGCGTTGACAAAGTTTTTAGTGGAAATGGGCGCAAAGGTTACGGTGAGTGATCACAAATCTCCGGCGGAGCTTTCACAGGCATTAGAAAAAATCGATAACTTAGAATTGGAATATGATCTTGGTGGTCACACTCCAAAGTTATTGCTAGAGCAAGACATGATTATCTTGAGCCCGGGAGTTTCACCCGAGCTTAAAGTATTTGAGTACGCTCGCAAGAACGGAAAAAAAGTGACTGGCGATATCGAGTTCGCCGCACAATTTATCGAAGAACCAATCATCGCCATCACGGGTACAAACGGTAAGAGTACAACATGCAAATTGGCTGAGTTGATGCTGACGGAATCAGGCGTAAAAGTTTGGTTGGGTGGAAACTTCGGTACGCCACTCATCGAGTACGTGCGCAACAAAGAAAAAGCTGACGTTGTTATCGTTGAAGCTTCATCTTTTCAATTGGAACACGTTGATACTTTCAACCCTAAGAATATCGTTTTCATGAACATCGGTGAAAACCATCTCGATCGTTACAGATCTATGGATGAATACGTTGGTGCAAAAAGAAAATTATTTAGAAATACAAACCACAACACAACAAGCGTGTTAAATGCTGATGACAACCGTGTGGTGGATCTTGCGCGTGATCCAGTTGTTCAGCGCGGAAGAATTTTCTACTTCTCTAGAAAAGTTGCTCTTGAGCCACAGATTATGAATATTGGTGGTGCGGTTTTAGTGGCGAATAGAGAAATTAAAGTGAGAGTGGGACCAGAAATAGAAACTTACTCTACAGCAAACCTCAAGATGAGAGGAAAGCATGCCGTGGAAAACATTATGGCAGCGATTCTTACAACGAGAGATTTTGGCGCAAAACATGAAGCCATTCAAAAAGTCATGGACAGTTTCCAGGGCCTTGCACATCGTATTGAATACGTGCGTAAAGCTGGCGGAGTGATGTTCTACAATGATTCAAAAGCCACCAACGTTCATGCTGTAAAACGTGCTTTGGATTGCTTTGATGAGAACGTGATTCTGATTATGGGTGGTAAGGATTCAAATCTTGATTTCACGGAACTTCAGACGCCGATCCGCCAAAAAGTCAAAAACTTGATCTTGGTCGGTGAAGCAAAAGAAAAAATCAATCGCGATCTTGGAGACTTCTCTGAGACGTTCTTGATAGGAACTTTTGAGGAAGCCGTACTCTTGGCTTACCAAAAGTCTAGGATAGGGGATACAGTTTTACTATCTCCTGGTTGCCCAAGCTTCGATACATTTGATAATTATGTAGAGAGAGGCAATTACTTCAAGAAGTTGGTAAGTGAATTTTCTTAAAAAGAGTTTTTTAGAATTAGATCGGACAATGCTTTTAACGATTCTGACACTGATTGGTGTCGGGATCATCTTGGTATACAGTTCGAGTTTTATTTTCGCCATCGAGTCGCGTAACGATGGTTATTTTTATTTCAAGAAACAATTGATGTTTTCGGTGATTGGAATTGTGGCGCTCTTTGGAGCGGCGACGGTTCCTTTCAGTCTTGTCCGTAAATTTGGATTCTTAAGTTGGCTATTTTTTGGTATCTTGATTTGTCTTACTCTCATTCCGGGAATTGGGGTGAAGTCCGGAGGGGCAATCAGATGGATTCACATGGGCGGAGGAATTTATTTTGAACCTTCTGAGTTCTTAAAGGTTTCTCTTCCGCTTTTGATGGGCTATTTGATTTCAAAGTTTGATCAATCAGAAAATAAATTAAAAACATTTCTTCTTTCATCGCTTTTATTTTTTCCGCTGCCAGTTTTATTAAAGCAACCTGACTTTGGTAGCTTTGCAGTGTGCTCGTTTGTAATCTTTGCACTTCTTTTTACTTTTGGACTTCGTTGGTTCTGGGTGATCTCAGGAAGTATCGTAGCCTCGATGAGTTTCTATGCATTGGTGATGCAGGTTCCTTACAGAAAAGCGCGCGTGATGGCGTTTATGGATCCATGGGCTGCGATCGCAACCGGCGGATACCAAGTGATTCAAAGTTTACTCAGTTTTTATACAGGCGGACTTTTCGGATCAGGTCTTGGTCAGGGCCAAGGAAAACTTTTCTTCTTACCCGAGGCGCACACGGATTTCATATTCAGCGTTTTGGGAGAAGAAACAGGTTTCGTTGGAGTGATGATTCTTTTTTCCATCTACGCATTCTTAATGTTTAGAGCTTTCCAGATGACTGCAAGATTAAAAGATCTCAAAGCCCAAGTGATGGCCATGGGCCTTTGTTTGGTGTTCACAGTTCAAGTTCTGATCAACCTCTGCGTGGTCTTTGGCTTAGTTCCAACAAAAGGGTTGGCTCTGCCATTCTTAAGTTACGGCGGAAGTTCATTGCTAGCATCATGTATCCTTTTTGGACTTCTTCTTAACATTCAACGCACCTACCAACCAAAAGGCGCTTAGTCGCTTTTGGCGACTAGGTGAATCAAAATGTCTTTTTCCAAACGCGTTTATTTAATTTATATTCTTTTCTTTTCATTGCCTTGTTAATTACGCATCTTTGTTCTTCTGAATATATATTATTCATTTGATCTAGGAACTTCTTAGGGTCTGATTCAATAACGTTTTCGAAAATTTCATTATTAACGATGGGTATGTTGAAAGTATTTTTTTCTAATGAATGTTTTATTGTAGAGTAAGGATAAAGATCCACTCTACTGCATAAATTCACGGCTATAGGGTTTTGATAAACATATCTTATTGCCTGCAAATAATAGTGTTCATTCTTTATGATTGTTGCCCGGTATTGCCCTCCGAATACATGGTTGCTTCTTTCGGAAGCGGCATTGATAGATTTGCTCACACCGGTGATTAATCTGTTCATAATTTTTGAAAGATTATTATCAGGAGTTGAGGCTATCATGTGATAGTGATTATTCATTAATACGAATGCATGAATCTTTAAATTATATTTCTTTTCTACTTTTATTAAATGATGAGTAAAGATACGCCAACAATCTTGAATCGGTATATAAAACCATTCTGAGTTATTGGATTTTCCATATATATGGAACGGATAAATGTCTGAGTACTCAAGTTTTTTTCTAGCCATACTCCTTAGTTGTGCAAAGGCAGTGCAAGGCTGAAATTGATGTATTTTGCAATTGGGCATTTAAATGTCCGAAATTGGGACGATGACTCCGATAGTCGCCAAAAGCGACTAAGCGCCTTTTGGTTCTTGATCATTTTTGGGGTTGCTTTCATACTTTGATTATGAAAAAGACGATCTTTATTGCTGGTGGTGGCACTGGTGGACATATTTATCCGGGATTGGCGATAGCGCAGGCGCTGCAGAAAGAAGACCCTGGTCTTGATATACGTTTTGTTGGAACCTCTTATGGTTTGGAAAAGAAAATCATTCCTCAAAATAATTTTCCTCTTCATCTGATCAATATCGGCGGACTGAATGGTGTTCCTTTTTTCAAAAAGATTTTAGTTTTCTTAAAATTTCCAATCGCATTTTTTCAATGTGTTTATTTGATTTTAAAATATCGACCTCTGTTTGTTTTTGGTGTTGGTGGATACTCTTCAGGCCCTTTTGTTTTGACTTCGGCACTTTTAGGAAAACCTACAGCACTTTTTGAATCCAACGCTCATCCCGGGATTACCAATATTATTCTTTCTAAATTTGTAAAAGTGAGCTTTACGCTATTTGAAGAATCAAAAAATTATCTTAAGACTAAAATTGTAGAAACCTTTGGTTTTCCTGTGCGTAATAATATGGCGCTTGCTCCAAGAAGAGATAATAAAAATCTTAGAATTTTAATCTTTGGAGGGAGTCAAGGTGCGCGTGGAATTAACATCACAGTATCGAATGCACTCAATAAATTTCCAGAAGAGTTGAGTGACGTTGAATTTGTCCATCAGACAGGAAAAGTAGATTTTCCAACTTACAAAGATACCTATGCCAATAAAAAAAATGTAAAGTGTATGGAATATCTTGATCCTATTAAAAGTTATTACGATTGGGCGGATTTGATTTTCTGTAGAGCGGGAGCATCAACGCTTTCAGAATTAGCAGCTTGCGGAAAAGCAGCTGTCTTGATTCCATTCCCATTTGCAGCGGATGATCATCAAAAGAAAAATGCAGAGAGCATGGTGAATCGCAAAGCAGCAGAAATGATTCTGCAAAAAGATTTTACGGCAGAAGCATTTTTGAAAACAGTATTGGATTTTAAAAACAAACGCGAAAAAATATTAGAGCTTGAAAAAAACATTCAAAAAACCTATATCCCTAATGCAGCTCAAAATATTGCAAAGTACATCTTAAGGAAATCATAATGGTTCTATCAAGATCAAAATTTCATTTCATCGGCATTGGCGGAATCGGAATGAGTGGACTCGCAGAACTTCTGCACAATATGGGAGCAACGATTTCAGGCAGTGATGCTTCTGAAAACGAACAAATTCAAAAATTAAAAAAACTAGGGGCTACAATTTATAAAGGCCATTCGAAAGAGAATGTGGGTGAAGTGGACACGGTGGTTTACTCCAGCGCTATTCCATCTACAAACCCAGAGCTTATCGAAGCTAAATCTAGAAAAATTCCTATCATCTCAAGAGCAGAAGTTCTTGGTGAAGTGATGAGACTCAAAAGAAGTATCGCCGTTGCTGGCAGTCACGGTAAGACCACAACGACGAGCATGACAGCAAGTATCTTTATCAATGCGCAGGTGGATCCTACGGTGGTGGTAGGTGGAAGATTGGATTTGATCAAGAGCAATGCTTTCCTCGGAAAAGGCGAGTGGTTGATCGCGGAGGCAGATGAAAGTGACGGAAGCTTTAAAAGGCTTTCACCTGAAATTTCCATCATCACAAATATCGACGACGATCATATGGATCACTATAAGACTTTTGATAATTTGCAAAAAGCATTCAAGGAATTTGCAAATTTAATTCCTTTTTATGGTTTCTGCGTAGTGATGGGCGATGATGTAAGAACTAGAAAATTATTTGAAAATTTCGATAAGAGAATTTTATTTTATGGGTTCCATGAATCCAATGATTTTTATCTGACGAAGGAATCTTCAAATGGGGGAATGGCTTATACCATTCATCATGATGGAAAAAAACTTGGCACCTTTCAGCTGAGAATTCCCGGGGAGCACAACGCTCTAAACGCCCTTTCAGCCTTCATCGTAGCATATAGATGTGGAATCGCAGCGCAGAAGTGCATCGAAGGTTTAGAAAAATTCCAAGGAGTCGACAGACGATTCCAGAGGCTTGGCGAAAAGAATGGCGTTGAGATCTATGATGACTACGGACATCACCCAACAGAAGTGAAAGCAGTTCTTAAAGCTTTTAAAGAAAAATATCCGAAGGCTACTATCAAGGTGGCCTTCCAGCCACACCGATACTCTAGAACTCAAAGTTCTTGGAGTGATTTTTTAAAAGCTTTCGATGATTGCGATGAACTTTATCTTTTGGATATTTATGCTGCAAGTGAAGCGCCTATAGAGGGCATCACTTCTCTGAAACTTTCGCAAGAAATCAAACACAAGCACTGCGAATACATCGGTCACGTGGATAATGTTCTAGAAAAAATGCTAAAAGCAAAACCGGGCGAAGTATTTGTGACTTTAGGAGCCGGCGATATCTACAAACAAGGTAGAAAGTTTTTAAACCTTTAGAGATATCAGGAGGTATTCCGTGATCGATTTTCAAGAAAATGTTCCTCTAAAAAATTACACTTCTCTAAAAATCGGTGGACCGGCGGAATTCTTTTTCTCTCCAACAAATGTAGAAGAATTAAAAACAGCGATTGTTTGGGCCAAGCTTCATAAGCACAATATTACTTTGCTTGGCGGCGGCACAAATACTTTAGTTAGTGATGAAGGCGTTAAAGGGCTTGTCATCAACATGAGAAAGTACACAGGTATTGAATCCTTCGTCGAAGATGGAAAAGTGCATATCGAAGCCAAAGGCGGCAGTCCGAAAACTTTACTCCTTCGTGAATTTCTAAAATACAAACTTCAACCTTCAGAATTTTTAGCAGGACTACCTGGAGATGTTGCGGGTGGCGTGGTGATGAACGCAGGCATTGGCGAATTAACAATTCAGCCTAGAGAATTTTGTGAAATCATCGAATGGGTGGAAGTTTTAAGAGACACCCAAGTTGTAAGAATTGAAGCCAAAGATATTCAGTTTTCATATAGAAAATCAAAAGGCTGGCAGCCAGGAATCATTTCCAAGGTGGGATTTGTGTGGCCCAATCAACCTGATGAAACGGTA
Above is a genomic segment from Bdellovibrionota bacterium containing:
- a CDS encoding UDP-N-acetylmuramoyl-L-alanyl-D-glutamate--2,6-diaminopimelate ligase is translated as MNITDLFIKYPNTKPCQDHRILEAGDIFVAIKGSTFDAHGVLHEVIAKNPAVIVVQDSSAFSKGSAAKDFKGEKIIVQNSRAAFDQLCHAYFGSPSQKLFCVGVTGTNGKTTTSHMVEFALNQFNLGTGVIGTIDHHYAGSSLKVKKWETNLTAPGSLEFYSRLRDFVELGAKALSVEVSSHAIDQDRMSSCEFDVGIFTNLTRDHLDYHGDMEKYFKAKEKFFTEILKNSPKKSKYAVINQDDPYGRQIQIPKNVQKISYGEKNSDLTYEILEQSFAGQRLNINYQGKKYASQIHLSGQFNILNYLATLGVLLAKQMPLSKSIEIFSNFTGVRGRLEKVANNKGIHVFVDYAHTPDALENVLKTLGEIRKESKNDKKIITVFGCGGDRDKGKRPIMGEIASRMSDFAVITSDNPRTEDPAQIIKDVEAGCAGRKNYEIEVDRKKAIEKALNIAKNGDAVLIAGKGHEDYQIVGLTKHYFDDVEVVKEYLSK
- the murF gene encoding UDP-N-acetylmuramoyl-tripeptide--D-alanyl-D-alanine ligase, which encodes MADQFFTVDELVKMTKGKLLQKQDSFVYGISTDSRTIQKGDLFIPLKGENFDGHDYVAQVVEKGAAAALVSQDLKEKVGITLIKVDDTLKALQDMGSSYRHAYPFKIIGITGSNGKTTTKFFTEKILSQQFRTYASQKSFNNHFGVPLTLLALKPDTQFGIVEIGMNHAGEISALTKMADPDIALVTTVGRAHLMDFDGVEGIAKEKSDIYRKSRGDNIKVFNLDNDSTAEMYREFKGQGHAITFSSVKKDVDVHFELKEMGLEHLRITGAIKGVPGEVVIPVFGAHNVINLMGAAGIALAAGMTPENIWSALPSCQTVWGRNMLVHLKSKANLIFDGYNANPDSMKALVDNLSQLTVDGKKIVILGDMLEMGEQADELHSELGEFIGRKGFEVVWFLGQFSKSFEAGIKKSQYSKNLFISNGYEESLAVKVASMVEPSDIVVMKGSRGARLEKLVPHFQPVNWNV
- the mraY gene encoding phospho-N-acetylmuramoyl-pentapeptide-transferase, with translation MLYKLLYALAEDISAFNVFRYITFRTFIAFLTGFGLCIFWGPSFIKKLIKKQMNQSIRDDGPESHKKKVGTPTMGGILILACIFIPSLLWTDLLNPMVQAILVITLGFALIGYADDQMKVKKKNTKGVSGKVRLGLEFLISGIVIAWLIYSHDFSTEVYVPFFKDVVFDLGWAYVAFGALVIAGCANAVNLTDGLDGLAIVPVIVAAGTYALFAYVAGHYSLAQYLQIPYIPGVGEITPIAATVIAAGLGFLWFNTYPAQVFMGDIGSLGLGGFIGTIAVLTKNELLLIIVGGVFVAEALSVIGQVASFKLTGKRIFKMAPLHHHFELKGIAEPKVIVRFWIVAIILAVLSLSTLKLR
- the murD gene encoding UDP-N-acetylmuramoyl-L-alanine--D-glutamate ligase; its protein translation is MKDVAGKKVMVVGLSSTGVALTKFLVEMGAKVTVSDHKSPAELSQALEKIDNLELEYDLGGHTPKLLLEQDMIILSPGVSPELKVFEYARKNGKKVTGDIEFAAQFIEEPIIAITGTNGKSTTCKLAELMLTESGVKVWLGGNFGTPLIEYVRNKEKADVVIVEASSFQLEHVDTFNPKNIVFMNIGENHLDRYRSMDEYVGAKRKLFRNTNHNTTSVLNADDNRVVDLARDPVVQRGRIFYFSRKVALEPQIMNIGGAVLVANREIKVRVGPEIETYSTANLKMRGKHAVENIMAAILTTRDFGAKHEAIQKVMDSFQGLAHRIEYVRKAGGVMFYNDSKATNVHAVKRALDCFDENVILIMGGKDSNLDFTELQTPIRQKVKNLILVGEAKEKINRDLGDFSETFLIGTFEEAVLLAYQKSRIGDTVLLSPGCPSFDTFDNYVERGNYFKKLVSEFS
- the ftsW gene encoding putative lipid II flippase FtsW; this translates as MNFLKKSFLELDRTMLLTILTLIGVGIILVYSSSFIFAIESRNDGYFYFKKQLMFSVIGIVALFGAATVPFSLVRKFGFLSWLFFGILICLTLIPGIGVKSGGAIRWIHMGGGIYFEPSEFLKVSLPLLMGYLISKFDQSENKLKTFLLSSLLFFPLPVLLKQPDFGSFAVCSFVIFALLFTFGLRWFWVISGSIVASMSFYALVMQVPYRKARVMAFMDPWAAIATGGYQVIQSLLSFYTGGLFGSGLGQGQGKLFFLPEAHTDFIFSVLGEETGFVGVMILFSIYAFLMFRAFQMTARLKDLKAQVMAMGLCLVFTVQVLINLCVVFGLVPTKGLALPFLSYGGSSLLASCILFGLLLNIQRTYQPKGA
- a CDS encoding transposase, with product MARKKLEYSDIYPFHIYGKSNNSEWFYIPIQDCWRIFTHHLIKVEKKYNLKIHAFVLMNNHYHMIASTPDNNLSKIMNRLITGVSKSINAASERSNHVFGGQYRATIIKNEHYYLQAIRYVYQNPIAVNLCSRVDLYPYSTIKHSLEKNTFNIPIVNNEIFENVIESDPKKFLDQMNNIYSEEQRCVINKAMKRKEYKLNKRVWKKTF
- the murG gene encoding undecaprenyldiphospho-muramoylpentapeptide beta-N-acetylglucosaminyltransferase; the protein is MKKTIFIAGGGTGGHIYPGLAIAQALQKEDPGLDIRFVGTSYGLEKKIIPQNNFPLHLINIGGLNGVPFFKKILVFLKFPIAFFQCVYLILKYRPLFVFGVGGYSSGPFVLTSALLGKPTALFESNAHPGITNIILSKFVKVSFTLFEESKNYLKTKIVETFGFPVRNNMALAPRRDNKNLRILIFGGSQGARGINITVSNALNKFPEELSDVEFVHQTGKVDFPTYKDTYANKKNVKCMEYLDPIKSYYDWADLIFCRAGASTLSELAACGKAAVLIPFPFAADDHQKKNAESMVNRKAAEMILQKDFTAEAFLKTVLDFKNKREKILELEKNIQKTYIPNAAQNIAKYILRKS
- the murC gene encoding UDP-N-acetylmuramate--L-alanine ligase, with product MVLSRSKFHFIGIGGIGMSGLAELLHNMGATISGSDASENEQIQKLKKLGATIYKGHSKENVGEVDTVVYSSAIPSTNPELIEAKSRKIPIISRAEVLGEVMRLKRSIAVAGSHGKTTTTSMTASIFINAQVDPTVVVGGRLDLIKSNAFLGKGEWLIAEADESDGSFKRLSPEISIITNIDDDHMDHYKTFDNLQKAFKEFANLIPFYGFCVVMGDDVRTRKLFENFDKRILFYGFHESNDFYLTKESSNGGMAYTIHHDGKKLGTFQLRIPGEHNALNALSAFIVAYRCGIAAQKCIEGLEKFQGVDRRFQRLGEKNGVEIYDDYGHHPTEVKAVLKAFKEKYPKATIKVAFQPHRYSRTQSSWSDFLKAFDDCDELYLLDIYAASEAPIEGITSLKLSQEIKHKHCEYIGHVDNVLEKMLKAKPGEVFVTLGAGDIYKQGRKFLNL
- the murB gene encoding UDP-N-acetylmuramate dehydrogenase, producing the protein MIDFQENVPLKNYTSLKIGGPAEFFFSPTNVEELKTAIVWAKLHKHNITLLGGGTNTLVSDEGVKGLVINMRKYTGIESFVEDGKVHIEAKGGSPKTLLLREFLKYKLQPSEFLAGLPGDVAGGVVMNAGIGELTIQPREFCEIIEWVEVLRDTQVVRIEAKDIQFSYRKSKGWQPGIISKVGFVWPNQPDETVMDRVKALNKARNVKQPLEFPNAGSVFVNPPGHKSGKLIEECGLKGYRFGDAQVSEKHANFIINLGNAKATDVLQVIKHVQDTVLEHKGVSLHPEWVLLGF